A genomic region of Rhodococcus qingshengii JCM 15477 contains the following coding sequences:
- the rffA gene encoding dTDP-4-amino-4,6-dideoxygalactose transaminase, protein MQYETTIPFSRPYRTKESLANIEAVLLSDHAHGDGPFTAAATAKLKLITGAPHMLLTTSCTHALELAGLLLDLGVGDEVIIPSFTFPSAADSVALRGATCVFVDIDTSTGNIDPDSVVAAITSRTNAIYVMHYGGVAADMETLLSLSEQYGLPIVEDNAHGLGGTWRGRKLGTLGVMGTLSFHDTKNIHCGEGGAILISDQALMSRAEMIREKGTDRARFLRGSVDKYTWQDLGSSYLPSEFNAAVLSSQLDEFDIIQSRRRYVWDAYSRALPEWATANRVQLMSVPADREHTGHLFYMLTATEQDRDDLISHLHALGISAPFHYLPLDTSPAGYKFGRTPTPCVRSMDFSSRLIRLPLWASMDDSHIDRVVRGVTGFRASV, encoded by the coding sequence GCCGTATCGCACGAAGGAGTCATTGGCGAACATTGAGGCAGTACTGCTCTCCGATCATGCCCACGGAGACGGCCCCTTCACTGCCGCAGCTACCGCCAAGCTCAAGTTGATAACAGGGGCGCCGCATATGCTGTTGACGACGTCATGCACACATGCCCTCGAATTGGCTGGCTTGTTACTTGACCTCGGCGTCGGGGACGAAGTAATTATCCCCAGCTTCACGTTTCCCTCCGCAGCAGATTCTGTGGCCTTACGCGGCGCAACTTGTGTATTCGTGGACATTGATACTTCCACAGGAAATATCGACCCCGACTCGGTCGTCGCGGCGATCACTTCTCGAACCAATGCGATTTACGTCATGCACTATGGGGGTGTTGCAGCCGATATGGAGACTTTACTCTCCCTGTCCGAGCAATACGGACTTCCTATAGTCGAAGACAATGCGCACGGACTTGGAGGCACTTGGCGAGGTAGGAAGTTAGGCACACTGGGAGTGATGGGCACTCTGAGCTTCCATGACACCAAGAACATTCATTGTGGTGAGGGCGGAGCCATTCTGATCAGCGACCAGGCGTTGATGTCGCGTGCGGAGATGATCCGGGAGAAGGGCACCGACCGAGCCAGATTCCTGCGTGGATCGGTGGACAAGTACACCTGGCAGGACCTTGGATCGAGCTACCTTCCAAGTGAATTCAATGCGGCGGTGCTCAGTTCCCAACTTGATGAATTCGATATCATCCAATCCAGAAGGCGCTACGTTTGGGATGCATATTCTCGCGCGCTTCCTGAATGGGCTACTGCGAACCGCGTGCAATTGATGTCGGTTCCTGCCGATCGTGAACATACAGGGCATCTGTTCTACATGCTGACTGCGACCGAACAGGACCGTGATGACTTGATCAGCCACCTCCATGCACTGGGAATTTCAGCACCGTTCCACTACCTTCCACTCGATACGAGCCCCGCCGGTTATAAATTTGGTCGCACACCGACCCCCTGCGTCAGAAGCATGGACTTCTCGTCTCGCCTGATTCGATTGCCACTCTGGGCGAGTATGGACGACTCACATATCGATCGGGTGGTTCGGGGCGTCACAGGCTTTCGCGCCAGCGTCTGA